A region from the Mucilaginibacter sp. CSA2-8R genome encodes:
- a CDS encoding arylsulfatase — MKLKEFICLSTFLLWGTQTIWAQKAAVKPAKKPNIIIILADDMGYSDIGCFGSITQTPNLDGMAKTGLVMTQFYNASRCCPSRASLLTGLYQHQAGVGDMVNTRKESAYQGYLNNNCVTIAEALKSGGYNTYMAGKWHVGTAQEHWPVKRGFDHYFGLIDGAGSYFRPTHPYRPNQHLTVALDDQPYTPGDNFYATDAYAGYAVKYIKDNKTTGKPFFLYMAFTAPHWPLNALPEDIAKYKGKFMAGWDKLREARFNRMKQLGIINSTTQLSPCDKNVPEWNSLTEQEKQNWDDKMATYSAMIDRMDQNIGRIRQALKETGQDQNTVIMFLSDNGASSESIKGNGFTPEMIAANLKPASDPSSFTAYGFTGANVSNTPLTLFKHWVYEGGIATPFIVSYPAVIKAHKKSEQPGHIVDLMATCLDLAGTQYPKTYHNNAIKPTEGISLLPLIQGKTWKGHNALFFEHEGNRAVRQGNWKLVSEYPANQWHLYNIVQDRSETNDLAAQNPDKVKALTELYEQWANRIGVIPFEKLDKRKGDEF; from the coding sequence ATGAAACTTAAGGAATTTATTTGCCTCAGTACTTTTTTACTTTGGGGTACGCAAACCATATGGGCTCAAAAAGCAGCCGTTAAGCCCGCAAAGAAGCCTAATATCATCATCATCCTGGCTGATGATATGGGTTACTCAGATATTGGCTGTTTTGGCTCCATTACCCAAACACCTAATCTGGATGGCATGGCTAAAACAGGGTTGGTGATGACGCAGTTTTATAATGCCTCCCGCTGCTGCCCGTCGCGTGCTTCGCTGTTAACCGGTTTGTACCAGCACCAGGCCGGGGTAGGCGATATGGTGAACACCCGCAAAGAATCTGCCTACCAGGGCTACCTTAATAATAATTGTGTAACCATTGCCGAGGCGCTTAAAAGCGGTGGCTATAATACCTACATGGCCGGTAAATGGCATGTGGGTACGGCACAAGAGCACTGGCCGGTAAAACGCGGGTTCGATCATTATTTTGGTTTAATTGATGGTGCAGGGAGTTATTTCAGGCCAACCCACCCTTACCGGCCCAACCAGCATTTAACCGTAGCATTAGATGACCAGCCTTATACGCCCGGCGATAACTTTTATGCAACCGATGCTTATGCCGGCTATGCGGTAAAATACATCAAGGATAACAAAACCACTGGAAAGCCTTTCTTTTTATATATGGCTTTTACCGCTCCGCACTGGCCGCTTAATGCCCTGCCCGAAGATATTGCCAAGTACAAAGGCAAATTTATGGCGGGTTGGGATAAACTGCGTGAAGCACGATTTAACCGCATGAAACAGTTAGGCATTATTAACAGTACTACGCAGCTTTCGCCATGTGATAAAAATGTGCCCGAATGGAACTCCTTAACTGAGCAGGAAAAGCAAAACTGGGATGATAAAATGGCTACCTACTCAGCTATGATTGACCGTATGGACCAGAACATCGGTCGTATACGCCAGGCACTTAAAGAAACAGGGCAGGACCAGAATACAGTCATCATGTTTTTGTCGGACAATGGTGCCAGCAGTGAGAGCATCAAAGGTAATGGTTTTACCCCCGAGATGATTGCCGCCAATTTAAAACCAGCCAGCGATCCATCATCGTTTACGGCTTACGGTTTTACCGGGGCTAATGTGAGTAATACGCCGTTAACTCTGTTTAAGCACTGGGTGTACGAAGGCGGTATAGCTACGCCATTTATTGTAAGTTACCCTGCCGTAATTAAAGCACACAAAAAAAGCGAGCAGCCCGGGCATATTGTGGATTTGATGGCTACCTGCCTGGATTTAGCCGGTACGCAATATCCTAAAACTTATCATAACAATGCCATTAAGCCTACCGAGGGTATCAGTTTGCTGCCCTTAATTCAGGGTAAAACCTGGAAGGGGCACAACGCCTTGTTTTTTGAGCACGAAGGCAACCGCGCGGTAAGGCAGGGCAACTGGAAACTGGTATCAGAATATCCGGCCAACCAATGGCATTTATACAACATTGTTCAGGACCGCTCTGAAACCAATGATTTGGCAGCACAAAACCCGGACAAGGTTAAGGCTCTGACCGAACTTTACGAGCAGTGGGCTAACCGCATAGGTGTAATCCCATTCGAAAAGCTGGACAAGCGCAAAGGGGATGAGTTTTAG
- a CDS encoding beta-xylosidase → MFAKNLKLILLTGLVACFGFTQAQVTAPVTIQVDLRKPIGPMKPIWAWFGYDEPNYTYMKDGKKLLTEIAQLSPVPVYVRAHSLLVTGDGKAALKWGSTNVYTEDANGKPVYQWNIIDSIIDTYVKRGMKPLAQIGFMPEALSTHPEPYRHHWKPGDPYTDIITGWAYPPKDYDKWAELVYQWVKHSVARYGEKEVLSWYWEVWNEPNSPYWKGTKEEFFKLYDYTVMAVKKSLPGARIGGADVTGNGTKWLNDFINHCLTGTNYATGKTGTPLNLILFHAKGSPKLVNGIVRMDVRAQLRNINDNFKMIASHPELKNTPIVIGESDPEGCAACGMATDPQNAYRNGTMYSSYTAAAFARKYELADQYGLNLIGAVTWAFEFEDQPWFYGFRDLATNGIDKPVLNVFRMFGQMKGNRVAATSNRMYALNNILDSSIRKAADVGVLAAKGSREAAVMLWSYHDDDQFAAPENVQVTVNGLTGQAATVTRFKIDQEHSNAYTVWKNMGSPQKPTAAQISQLQKAGQLQQIGQPQRINIKNNTITIPSALARQDVELLKITW, encoded by the coding sequence ATGTTTGCAAAAAATCTGAAGTTAATACTATTAACAGGACTTGTGGCTTGTTTTGGTTTTACACAAGCACAGGTAACGGCACCTGTTACCATACAGGTTGACTTACGAAAGCCCATCGGACCCATGAAACCCATTTGGGCCTGGTTTGGCTATGACGAGCCCAACTACACCTACATGAAAGACGGTAAAAAGCTGCTTACCGAAATTGCACAGTTGAGCCCCGTACCGGTGTATGTACGTGCGCACAGCTTGCTGGTTACCGGCGATGGAAAGGCGGCGCTTAAATGGGGATCGACCAACGTTTATACGGAGGATGCAAACGGCAAGCCCGTTTACCAGTGGAATATTATAGACAGCATAATTGATACTTACGTTAAACGCGGCATGAAACCCCTCGCGCAGATTGGTTTTATGCCCGAGGCATTATCTACACACCCGGAGCCTTACCGTCACCACTGGAAACCAGGCGACCCTTACACCGATATTATTACCGGCTGGGCCTACCCACCCAAAGATTATGATAAATGGGCCGAACTGGTTTATCAATGGGTAAAACATAGCGTGGCCCGCTACGGCGAAAAGGAAGTGTTGAGCTGGTACTGGGAAGTTTGGAACGAACCCAACTCGCCTTACTGGAAAGGTACCAAAGAGGAGTTTTTTAAATTGTACGACTATACGGTAATGGCCGTAAAAAAGTCGCTGCCTGGTGCCCGCATTGGTGGTGCCGACGTAACGGGTAATGGTACCAAATGGCTTAATGATTTTATAAATCATTGCCTCACAGGCACCAACTATGCCACCGGCAAAACCGGTACTCCGTTAAACTTAATTCTGTTTCATGCCAAGGGCTCACCCAAACTGGTAAATGGTATAGTACGCATGGATGTACGGGCACAACTGCGTAACATCAACGATAATTTTAAAATGATTGCCTCGCACCCGGAGCTGAAGAATACGCCGATTGTAATAGGCGAGTCAGACCCGGAAGGGTGTGCCGCGTGCGGGATGGCTACCGACCCGCAAAATGCCTATCGTAATGGTACCATGTACTCGAGCTACACCGCGGCAGCCTTTGCACGTAAATACGAACTGGCCGACCAATATGGGCTCAACTTGATTGGCGCCGTAACCTGGGCTTTTGAATTTGAAGACCAGCCCTGGTTTTACGGTTTCCGCGATTTGGCTACCAATGGCATAGATAAGCCGGTGCTTAACGTGTTCAGGATGTTTGGCCAGATGAAGGGCAACCGGGTGGCAGCAACCAGTAACCGGATGTATGCTTTGAACAATATTCTGGATTCGAGCATTCGTAAAGCGGCCGATGTTGGTGTTTTAGCGGCTAAAGGTAGCCGCGAGGCAGCGGTAATGCTATGGAGCTACCATGATGATGACCAGTTTGCTGCTCCGGAAAACGTACAGGTTACCGTAAACGGTTTAACCGGCCAAGCCGCTACCGTAACCAGGTTTAAAATAGACCAGGAACATAGTAATGCCTACACCGTCTGGAAAAACATGGGTTCGCCGCAAAAACCTACGGCTGCACAAATCAGCCAGTTGCAAAAAGCCGGTCAGCTACAGCAAATAGGGCAACCGCAACGGATAAACATAAAAAATAACACAATAACAATTCCCTCGGCATTGGCCCGTCAGGATGTGGAATTATTGAAGATTACCTGGTAG
- a CDS encoding beta-galactosidase: MHCLIRCKKLALCLLTALAINSSFAQSADKFFPKKDLMTIGSYYYPEQWPHAYWERDLKKMGELGFDFTHFGEFAWAFIEPEEGKFDFSWLDEAVALAHKNGIKVILCTSSPTPPVWLAQKHPEILMVNENGTTMQHGSRQQISWSSPVYRQYVSKMVEALAKHYANDNRIWGWQLDNEPSHYGQYDYSEAAQKSFRNWLKNKYQNIDSLNATWGTAFWSLRYSTFDQVRIPNAKELIAQPNPHAVLDFKRFSSDEVTEFLGMQYQILRKHIPANQWITTNLMPEHAPVEPTRMTNLDFVTYTKYLVAGYDKGIGPQGFRMGSPTSIAYANDLFRSVNGTTGVMELQPGQVNWGKFNPQPLAGTVRMWIWHAFAGGNKFVCNYRFKQPLTGGEQYHYGIIGTDGVSVSTSGVEYTQVIKELKSIKPQYDANAKMPAAYASRLTAVLYSPDSRWEEDNQPQTYQWDYMQHLMRYYGGLKQLNAPVDVITEDKDFSKYPVMVAPSYQLLDAKLVERWRRYAENGGHLILTSRTGQKDRNGKLWEMKWAEPIYNLIGAKISFYDLMPDSVKGTIQMNARIYNWNNWADIIEPNAGTQVWATYTNQFYAGKAAVINRKLGKGSVTFVGPDTDNGDLEKDVLRRVYQQAGIPIKELPAGVILDWRDGFWVGVNYGDRPYNVTVPTNGKVLIGDKVLKPAGVVVWKE, translated from the coding sequence ATGCACTGCCTTATTCGCTGCAAAAAATTAGCCCTGTGTTTACTCACCGCTTTAGCCATCAATTCGTCTTTTGCACAAAGTGCCGACAAGTTCTTTCCTAAAAAAGACCTAATGACCATCGGTTCTTACTATTACCCCGAGCAGTGGCCGCATGCTTACTGGGAGCGCGACCTGAAAAAAATGGGAGAACTGGGTTTTGATTTTACCCATTTCGGCGAGTTTGCCTGGGCATTTATTGAGCCCGAAGAAGGTAAGTTTGATTTTAGCTGGCTGGACGAGGCCGTTGCACTGGCACACAAAAACGGTATCAAGGTAATATTGTGTACCTCCAGCCCTACCCCACCGGTTTGGCTGGCGCAAAAGCATCCCGAAATACTGATGGTGAACGAAAACGGCACCACCATGCAACACGGCTCGCGCCAGCAAATTTCGTGGTCGAGTCCGGTTTACCGGCAGTATGTGAGCAAAATGGTAGAGGCCCTGGCCAAACATTATGCTAACGACAACCGCATCTGGGGATGGCAGTTAGATAACGAACCTTCGCACTACGGCCAATATGATTACAGCGAAGCAGCTCAAAAAAGCTTTCGTAACTGGCTTAAAAATAAATACCAGAATATCGACTCGCTGAACGCCACCTGGGGCACGGCCTTTTGGAGTTTACGCTACAGCACCTTTGACCAGGTACGCATACCCAATGCCAAAGAGCTGATTGCGCAGCCTAACCCTCATGCCGTTCTGGACTTTAAACGCTTTAGCAGCGATGAGGTGACCGAATTTTTAGGCATGCAATACCAGATATTGCGCAAGCACATACCCGCCAACCAATGGATTACTACTAATCTGATGCCCGAGCATGCCCCGGTTGAGCCCACCCGCATGACTAACCTCGACTTTGTGACTTACACCAAGTACCTGGTAGCCGGTTACGATAAAGGTATAGGTCCGCAGGGTTTCCGGATGGGGTCGCCTACCAGTATCGCTTATGCTAACGATTTATTCCGATCGGTTAACGGTACCACCGGGGTGATGGAATTACAGCCCGGGCAGGTTAACTGGGGTAAATTTAACCCGCAGCCACTGGCAGGTACCGTACGCATGTGGATATGGCATGCCTTTGCAGGTGGCAACAAGTTTGTATGCAATTACCGCTTTAAGCAGCCGCTAACCGGCGGCGAGCAATACCATTACGGCATTATTGGCACCGATGGCGTGAGTGTAAGCACTAGCGGTGTGGAGTACACCCAGGTAATTAAAGAACTTAAAAGCATTAAACCGCAGTACGACGCCAATGCCAAAATGCCTGCAGCCTATGCATCACGCTTAACGGCAGTATTATATAGCCCCGATAGCCGCTGGGAAGAAGACAACCAACCGCAAACCTACCAGTGGGACTACATGCAGCACCTGATGCGCTATTACGGCGGGTTAAAGCAGCTGAATGCCCCGGTTGATGTAATTACCGAAGACAAAGATTTTTCTAAATACCCGGTCATGGTAGCGCCATCGTACCAGTTGCTGGATGCTAAACTGGTGGAGCGCTGGCGCCGGTATGCCGAAAACGGCGGTCACCTGATACTCACCAGCCGTACCGGGCAAAAAGACCGCAACGGCAAATTATGGGAAATGAAATGGGCCGAACCTATTTACAACCTGATAGGCGCTAAAATATCTTTTTACGATTTGATGCCCGACAGTGTTAAAGGCACAATACAAATGAATGCACGCATTTATAACTGGAATAACTGGGCCGATATAATTGAACCTAACGCGGGTACCCAGGTTTGGGCTACGTATACCAACCAGTTTTATGCCGGTAAAGCAGCCGTGATTAACCGTAAACTGGGCAAGGGCAGTGTAACCTTTGTTGGCCCGGATACCGATAATGGCGATTTGGAAAAAGACGTTCTACGCCGCGTTTACCAACAAGCAGGCATCCCGATAAAAGAATTACCTGCAGGCGTAATTTTAGACTGGCGCGATGGCTTTTGGGTAGGCGTTAACTACGGCGACCGCCCTTACAATGTAACTGTTCCTACCAATGGCAAAGTGCTTATCGGCGACAAAGTTCTGAAACCTGCCGGTGTGGTTGTTTGGAAAGAGTAG
- a CDS encoding oxygenase MpaB family protein, with amino-acid sequence MDYFVNKDSIVRSIWGKADTVLFIFAGAAAEFALNKAVDWLYFTGRLPADPLGRLFSTVEYARQILFLPHNQALAAIDKITHIHQGVEKARGEQIPDWAYRDVLFMLIDYSIRSFELLERKMTDAEKQEVFEVFRRVGERMGITGLPQNYVHWTYMRESHLQQDMVKSKYTADLYKKYLQHLGWVRYLLLRQVQVILVPNAVREMLELNTLPLLKPVLWLYKVTRFMKVDWLLKEAILPAGYKLQIRSLDYSF; translated from the coding sequence ATGGATTATTTTGTAAATAAAGACAGCATTGTAAGAAGCATTTGGGGAAAGGCCGATACGGTGCTTTTTATTTTTGCCGGCGCAGCAGCCGAGTTTGCTTTGAATAAGGCGGTCGACTGGTTATACTTTACCGGCCGTTTACCTGCAGACCCACTGGGCCGGTTATTTTCGACAGTAGAGTATGCCCGGCAAATTCTTTTTTTGCCGCATAACCAGGCTTTGGCTGCAATAGATAAGATCACCCATATTCATCAGGGAGTAGAAAAAGCCAGAGGAGAACAGATACCCGATTGGGCATACCGCGATGTATTATTTATGCTGATTGACTACTCCATCCGGTCTTTTGAACTGCTGGAAAGGAAAATGACAGATGCAGAGAAGCAGGAAGTTTTTGAGGTTTTTCGGCGAGTTGGAGAGCGTATGGGCATTACAGGTTTGCCGCAAAACTATGTGCACTGGACGTACATGCGCGAAAGCCACCTACAACAAGATATGGTTAAAAGTAAATACACTGCCGATTTGTACAAAAAATACCTGCAGCATTTAGGTTGGGTACGTTACTTACTGCTTAGACAAGTGCAGGTTATTTTGGTACCCAATGCTGTAAGAGAGATGTTAGAACTCAATACCCTGCCGTTGTTAAAGCCGGTATTATGGCTTTACAAGGTAACCCGGTTTATGAAAGTAGACTGGTTATTAAAAGAAGCTATTTTACCAGCCGGCTATAAGTTGCAGATCCGTAGCCTGGATTATAGCTTTTGA
- a CDS encoding DCC1-like thiol-disulfide oxidoreductase family protein has translation MKTLQNHIIFYDAECPMCKLYTQAFVNTHMLDAAGRASYQQMPDEVCPMIDRQRAVNEIALINTNTGEVTYGVESLLKVITHSVPVVKPFFSSKPVLWLLQKAYNFISYNRRVIVPGNNAGGNDLQPAFRLSYRLLYLVITWLIVGAVLTQYADFLTGVVPMGNTYREYLICGGQILFQGIIVALYAPVKKWDYLGNMMTVSLAGALLLLPVMWLAKMLTLSSIICTALFMAVAGLMFLEHIRRTKLLHLGWALTISWVIYRLLVLIVII, from the coding sequence ATGAAAACATTGCAAAATCATATCATTTTTTACGATGCCGAATGTCCGATGTGTAAGCTGTATACACAAGCATTTGTAAATACGCACATGCTTGATGCAGCCGGCAGAGCAAGTTACCAGCAAATGCCCGACGAGGTTTGCCCAATGATAGACAGGCAACGCGCTGTAAATGAAATTGCCCTGATTAACACCAACACCGGTGAGGTTACTTACGGCGTAGAAAGTTTGCTAAAGGTGATCACGCATAGTGTGCCGGTAGTAAAGCCTTTTTTTAGTAGTAAGCCGGTGCTGTGGTTGCTGCAAAAAGCTTATAATTTTATTTCTTACAATCGCAGGGTAATAGTGCCGGGTAATAATGCGGGTGGCAATGATTTACAACCCGCGTTCCGGTTAAGTTACCGCTTACTGTATTTGGTGATCACTTGGTTGATAGTTGGTGCCGTACTTACCCAATATGCTGATTTTTTAACCGGCGTAGTCCCGATGGGTAATACGTACCGCGAGTACCTCATCTGCGGCGGGCAAATACTTTTTCAGGGAATCATAGTTGCCCTTTATGCGCCAGTTAAAAAATGGGATTACTTAGGTAACATGATGACCGTTTCGCTTGCAGGCGCGTTACTTTTACTGCCGGTGATGTGGCTGGCTAAAATGTTAACTCTCTCATCTATAATTTGCACCGCATTATTTATGGCTGTTGCCGGGCTGATGTTTTTAGAGCATATCCGCCGTACCAAGCTGCTCCATTTAGGGTGGGCACTTACCATAAGCTGGGTAATTTACAGGCTACTGGTTCTCATCGTCATTATTTAA
- a CDS encoding SRPBCC family protein has translation MPAINLKTYIQAPVNVCFEAARSIDLHVQSMQRHQEQAVAGVTRGLINLNQTVTWKAWHFGLPFKLKVQITEMQLNEFFVDQMVSGPFKWFRHYHAFWPQNGGTIMVDEFVFKSPLGWLGKLADQWVLKNYLQKLLSARNRLLKQTVEAQFIRLSNLNHHENAY, from the coding sequence ATGCCGGCCATTAATTTAAAAACCTATATCCAGGCACCAGTAAACGTGTGCTTTGAGGCAGCCCGGAGTATCGACCTGCATGTGCAATCTATGCAGCGGCACCAGGAGCAGGCCGTAGCGGGCGTAACCCGGGGGCTGATTAACCTGAACCAAACCGTTACCTGGAAGGCATGGCATTTTGGTTTGCCGTTTAAACTTAAGGTGCAAATTACCGAAATGCAGCTCAACGAATTTTTTGTAGACCAGATGGTTTCCGGGCCGTTTAAATGGTTCAGACACTATCATGCCTTTTGGCCGCAAAATGGCGGAACAATAATGGTAGATGAGTTTGTATTTAAATCGCCTTTGGGCTGGTTGGGCAAGTTAGCAGACCAGTGGGTATTAAAAAATTACCTGCAAAAGTTATTGTCAGCACGTAACCGGTTGCTTAAGCAAACCGTCGAAGCACAATTTATCAGATTATCTAACCTCAACCATCATGAAAACGCTTACTAA
- a CDS encoding MarR family transcriptional regulator gives MELAEGKQKFIEAWGKLGSEWGINRTMAQVHALLLISPVAMTTEEIMEELSISRGNANMTLRDLMGWGLIEKQHKAGERKEYFYAEKDTWAIARQVAQERKKRELDPVIKILNELSDVKGDEKDPAYKTFKTSVTNINKLAKNVNKTLDTMLKAEENWFWSSIFKIFK, from the coding sequence ATGGAATTAGCAGAGGGTAAACAAAAGTTTATTGAAGCCTGGGGTAAGCTGGGGTCGGAGTGGGGCATTAACCGCACCATGGCCCAGGTACATGCTTTATTGCTGATTTCGCCGGTTGCTATGACCACCGAAGAAATTATGGAAGAGTTAAGTATATCCCGGGGTAACGCTAACATGACCCTGCGCGATTTAATGGGCTGGGGTCTGATTGAAAAACAACATAAAGCCGGCGAGCGTAAAGAATATTTTTATGCCGAAAAAGATACCTGGGCCATAGCCCGTCAGGTAGCGCAAGAACGTAAAAAACGCGAGCTTGACCCGGTGATTAAAATACTTAATGAACTGTCGGACGTAAAAGGCGATGAAAAAGACCCGGCGTACAAGACCTTTAAAACTTCTGTTACCAACATCAATAAATTAGCTAAAAACGTGAATAAGACTTTAGATACCATGCTGAAAGCTGAAGAGAATTGGTTTTGGAGTTCTATTTTTAAGATATTCAAGTAA
- a CDS encoding arabinan endo-1,5-alpha-L-arabinosidase, with the protein MMSYLKSYHYLLICSLFWLIGVRASAQEKTSILKGDLRVHDPVMIKQGDTYYIFSTGKGIPIKTSKDKITWKNSGTVFTNPLPWFKTDIPEQDGSLWAPDIHYRDGKFHLYYSVSAWMNFNSSIGYATNTTLNTDDPAYKWIDEGQVIGFKNGGKGVNVIDPNVVVEKNGKVWLLYGSYKAGLRLVELDKKTGKLKSDNPELITITPSLGEGSYIIKGPEYYYIFASRGICCKGIQSTYQVVMGRAKNIKGPYLNKQGESWLNDKYTVFLEGNYEEPGRGHNGFFTERDTTFIVYHAYTRSANGASLLNIKPVYVDADGWPAVAEIPKLFKLDDQKNMQVVGSK; encoded by the coding sequence ATGATGTCTTATTTAAAGTCTTATCACTATTTGCTGATTTGCAGTTTGTTTTGGCTGATTGGCGTGCGGGCATCTGCTCAGGAGAAAACTAGTATTTTAAAAGGTGACCTACGTGTACACGACCCGGTAATGATTAAGCAGGGCGATACTTACTACATATTTTCCACAGGCAAAGGCATCCCGATTAAAACATCAAAAGATAAAATAACCTGGAAAAACAGCGGTACTGTTTTTACCAACCCTTTACCCTGGTTTAAAACCGATATCCCCGAGCAGGATGGCTCTTTGTGGGCGCCCGACATTCATTACCGTGATGGTAAATTTCACTTATATTATTCGGTATCGGCTTGGATGAATTTTAATTCGAGCATTGGCTACGCTACCAACACTACCCTAAACACTGATGACCCCGCCTATAAATGGATAGATGAGGGACAGGTAATAGGATTTAAAAACGGCGGTAAAGGCGTTAATGTAATCGACCCCAATGTGGTGGTAGAAAAAAACGGTAAAGTGTGGTTGCTATACGGCTCATATAAAGCCGGTTTGCGTTTGGTAGAATTGGATAAAAAAACGGGAAAATTAAAATCAGATAACCCTGAACTCATTACCATTACACCATCATTAGGCGAGGGGAGTTATATCATCAAAGGGCCGGAGTACTATTATATTTTTGCATCGCGCGGCATTTGCTGCAAAGGTATCCAAAGCACTTATCAGGTGGTTATGGGCCGCGCTAAAAATATAAAAGGCCCATACCTGAACAAGCAAGGCGAAAGCTGGCTTAACGATAAGTATACTGTTTTTCTGGAAGGTAACTACGAAGAGCCCGGCCGTGGCCACAACGGTTTTTTTACCGAACGGGATACCACATTTATCGTCTATCATGCCTATACCCGGTCGGCCAACGGCGCCTCGCTGCTAAACATTAAACCCGTTTACGTAGATGCCGACGGCTGGCCAGCTGTTGCAGAAATCCCGAAGCTTTTTAAGCTTGATGACCAAAAGAATATGCAGGTAGTAGGGAGTAAATAA
- a CDS encoding DinB family protein, with translation MYRDIQVFSTDWQHESANTVKIFSGITEETKTVKINANIRSLERLAWHITETITEMGTKAGLFDENPLEDQPAPATMAELTAIYQQYSQRLTEAVQQRWTNENLTEEVPMYGENWSKGTVLSVLISHEAHHRSQMTIIMRMVGLPVPGLYGPSQEEWAAMGMPAMQ, from the coding sequence ATGTATCGCGACATTCAAGTTTTTAGTACCGACTGGCAGCACGAGTCGGCTAACACCGTAAAAATATTTTCGGGCATTACCGAAGAAACCAAGACAGTAAAAATCAACGCCAACATCCGTAGCTTGGAAAGATTAGCCTGGCACATCACCGAAACCATTACTGAGATGGGAACAAAGGCCGGTTTGTTTGATGAAAACCCTTTAGAAGATCAACCTGCCCCGGCAACCATGGCTGAGTTAACCGCTATCTATCAGCAGTATAGCCAACGCTTAACCGAAGCCGTACAGCAGCGCTGGACTAACGAAAACCTGACCGAAGAAGTACCCATGTACGGCGAAAACTGGAGCAAAGGCACAGTGCTGTCTGTATTGATTTCGCATGAGGCACATCACCGCAGCCAGATGACTATTATTATGCGTATGGTAGGTTTACCGGTACCTGGTTTGTATGGCCCGTCGCAGGAGGAGTGGGCGGCTATGGGTATGCCGGCCATGCAATAA
- a CDS encoding TIGR01777 family oxidoreductase — MLLYQKVVLAGGNGYLGQVLANYYKNLCHQIVILSRKPAATVGNISTVLWDGESEGSWERVLDGADMLINLCGKNVNCRYTDKNKKAIIQSRVKPTALLGRAISKLTHPPKLWINVTSATIYRHAEDHAQDEFAGEIGQGFSVEVCKEWEQTFFEAQTPGARKVALRMGIVLGRGDGVFPRLLNLVKLGLGGKQGNGHQQVSWIHEQDVAQITKWLLQHPEMDGIINCTAPQTVSNTNLMHTIRKCYGMPFGLPSPQWLLEIGARLIGTETELILKSRWVAPQRLLDAGYAFRFAGIASAISNILKQKS; from the coding sequence ATGTTACTGTATCAAAAAGTAGTATTAGCCGGTGGCAACGGCTACCTGGGCCAGGTATTGGCCAATTACTACAAAAACTTATGCCATCAGATAGTAATCTTAAGTCGCAAGCCGGCCGCCACTGTAGGCAACATATCAACAGTACTTTGGGACGGTGAAAGCGAGGGTAGCTGGGAGCGGGTGCTTGATGGGGCAGATATGCTCATTAATCTTTGCGGTAAAAACGTAAACTGCCGGTATACCGACAAAAACAAGAAAGCAATTATCCAGTCACGGGTAAAGCCAACTGCTTTGTTAGGCAGGGCCATTAGTAAGCTTACACATCCACCCAAGTTGTGGATTAACGTTACCTCGGCCACCATATATCGCCACGCCGAAGACCATGCCCAGGATGAATTTGCCGGCGAGATTGGTCAAGGTTTTTCGGTAGAGGTATGTAAAGAGTGGGAGCAAACTTTTTTTGAGGCACAAACACCCGGAGCTCGTAAAGTGGCCCTGCGTATGGGCATTGTGCTTGGCCGCGGTGATGGCGTATTTCCGCGGTTGCTTAACCTGGTTAAATTGGGGCTGGGTGGCAAACAAGGCAACGGGCATCAGCAGGTATCGTGGATACATGAACAGGACGTGGCACAGATTACCAAATGGTTATTGCAACACCCGGAGATGGACGGCATCATTAACTGTACTGCACCACAAACGGTAAGCAATACCAATTTGATGCATACCATCCGTAAATGCTATGGGATGCCATTCGGCCTGCCATCACCTCAATGGTTACTCGAGATAGGCGCGCGGCTGATTGGCACCGAAACCGAACTGATTTTAAAAAGCCGCTGGGTAGCACCGCAACGTTTGCTTGATGCTGGTTATGCATTCCGCTTTGCCGGGATAGCATCTGCAATAAGCAATATCCTCAAACAAAAAAGTTAA